One Phoenix dactylifera cultivar Barhee BC4 unplaced genomic scaffold, palm_55x_up_171113_PBpolish2nd_filt_p 000492F, whole genome shotgun sequence DNA window includes the following coding sequences:
- the LOC103717712 gene encoding uncharacterized protein LOC103717712: MCFVSGLFPLRSLLITRPIYIYGITCSSSSSLLASLASSEEEKKKKMMMIMMGLALLQVAMDVMVAGISFMLVLGIFAFVATILCSAAFLQAIS; the protein is encoded by the coding sequence ATGTGTTTTGTCTCTGGCCTCTTCCCTCTTCGATCCCTCCTCATCACCAGACCTATATATATTTATGGAATAACGTGCTCCAGTTCCTCCTCCTTGCTTGCCTCACTTGCATCGagtgaagaagagaaaaagaagaagatgatgatgatcatGATGGGGCTTGCGCTTCTCCAGGTGGCGATGGATGTGATGGTGGCGGGGATTTCATTCATGCTGGTGTTGGGGATCTTCGCCTTCGTCGCCACCATTCTCTGCTCCGCCGCTTTTCTTCAAGCCATCTCTTAA